From the genome of Candidatus Nitrosocosmicus oleophilus, one region includes:
- a CDS encoding ferritin-like domain-containing protein: MSKEIAGPGVEGTVQMLKKAYGAELSAFHYFWFVSQNIEGLGVLHQGFFEDRAKEELGHAKKVAFRLMQLETQPTDEPSQWEQDSGLGKLQPSRYLTLRSALEKALEFERAVIKHYNDLANNVKDKDHATYHLALELLDAELEDEQNIEDILAKLEIQ; encoded by the coding sequence ATGTCAAAAGAAATTGCTGGGCCTGGTGTTGAAGGTACAGTACAAATGCTCAAAAAAGCATATGGCGCTGAATTATCTGCATTTCATTACTTTTGGTTCGTATCACAGAATATAGAAGGATTAGGAGTGTTACATCAAGGTTTCTTTGAAGATAGAGCAAAGGAAGAACTAGGACATGCAAAAAAAGTTGCATTCAGGTTAATGCAGTTGGAAACACAACCAACCGATGAACCATCACAATGGGAACAAGACAGCGGTCTTGGAAAGCTACAACCTTCAAGATATTTAACACTTAGGAGTGCATTGGAAAAAGCATTAGAATTTGAAAGGGCTGTGATTAAACATTATAATGATTTGGCAAATAATGTAAAAGATAAAGACCATGCAACATACCATCTTGCATTAGAACTATTAGATGCAGAATTAGAAGATGAACAAAACATAGAAGATATTTTAGCAAAGCTAGAAATCCAATAA
- a CDS encoding IS5-like element ISThar1 family transposase translates to MIDWPSYNRSLVQRGEILFSYDFLDGWGSEIENMNINKKGKPFVFPDSFILAIGYIRYLFHLPYRQTQGIIKATGKRLPANPPSYGHICKRINKLNIDIKRDKMDDDDDLIISIDSTGIKITNRGQWMDEKWNTQNRKGYLKIHVAVDIKTRKIIALEVTDEKVHDGKMLKKLVNHVLDSREPNTVKIKSVLADGAYDSNPNFVYLEDKKINPGIKVRRNSIVSPKNNRLRNNEVKLQAKDLLKWKTKRKYGQRWISETVFSAIKRMFGEYTSANRFQNMVKEIMIKVSLYNIFRRI, encoded by the coding sequence GTGATAGACTGGCCCTCTTACAATCGCTCATTAGTTCAACGCGGTGAGATCCTCTTCTCGTATGATTTCCTTGATGGTTGGGGTTCAGAGATAGAGAATATGAATATAAACAAAAAGGGTAAACCATTTGTATTTCCAGATTCTTTCATCTTGGCCATTGGTTACATTCGCTATTTATTTCACCTACCATACAGACAAACCCAAGGTATAATTAAGGCCACAGGAAAAAGGTTACCTGCTAATCCACCAAGTTATGGTCACATCTGTAAACGAATCAACAAGCTAAACATCGATATTAAAAGAGACAAGATGGATGACGATGATGACCTAATAATATCAATAGACAGTACAGGTATCAAGATTACTAACAGAGGTCAGTGGATGGATGAGAAATGGAATACACAAAATAGAAAAGGATATCTCAAGATCCACGTTGCTGTAGACATAAAGACCAGGAAAATCATTGCTTTGGAAGTGACAGATGAGAAGGTACATGATGGGAAAATGCTAAAGAAACTAGTCAATCATGTTTTGGATTCGAGAGAACCAAACACTGTAAAGATAAAATCGGTACTAGCTGATGGAGCCTATGATTCAAATCCAAACTTTGTGTATCTTGAGGACAAAAAGATCAATCCAGGTATAAAGGTAAGAAGGAACTCTATTGTTTCTCCTAAAAACAATAGGTTAAGGAACAACGAAGTAAAGTTACAAGCAAAGGATCTGTTGAAATGGAAGACAAAAAGAAAATACGGACAGAGATGGATATCTGAAACTGTGTTCTCAGCTATAAAGAGAATGTTTGGTGAATACACATCAGCAAACAGGTTTCAAAACATGGTAAAGGAGATCATGATAAAAGTATCATTGTATAACATTTTTAGAAGAATATAA
- a CDS encoding pirin family protein: MVEKIQQQQLNPKESVNKNRSINKIITSLKTSEGEGFIVNRSFPTNSISYIDPFLLLDEMGPMDFKPGEAKGAPDHPHRGFETVTYLIEGIFEHKDSSGNSGKLNAGDIQWMTAGSGVIHSEMPEVEFRKKGGRLHGFQLWVNLPQKDKMINPYYQDIPSSEIPVVKLSEDSGHVKVIAGEAFDVKSVIKTKIPIQYLHFTLSSGSEIIHQLQSNYNAFVYVISGEGTFGDDEKYTKRGNVIIFNNDGENIKIKSSKDVKEPLQFLFIAGVPLNEPVARYGPFVMNTKQEIYRAIEDYRNGKLGVITH; this comes from the coding sequence ATGGTGGAAAAAATACAACAACAGCAGCTAAATCCAAAAGAATCTGTCAACAAAAATCGTTCTATAAATAAAATAATAACCAGTCTAAAGACTAGTGAAGGTGAAGGGTTTATAGTTAATAGATCATTTCCGACTAATTCTATATCTTATATAGATCCTTTTTTACTTCTCGATGAAATGGGCCCAATGGACTTCAAACCTGGGGAAGCCAAGGGAGCACCAGATCATCCACATAGAGGATTTGAAACGGTAACATATTTGATAGAGGGTATTTTTGAACATAAGGATTCGTCAGGGAATTCGGGAAAGCTCAATGCCGGAGATATTCAATGGATGACTGCCGGATCAGGGGTAATCCATTCAGAGATGCCCGAAGTGGAGTTCAGGAAGAAAGGGGGAAGATTGCACGGATTTCAATTGTGGGTAAATTTGCCTCAGAAAGATAAAATGATTAATCCATATTATCAAGACATTCCTTCTTCAGAAATTCCAGTTGTCAAATTATCAGAGGATAGTGGACATGTAAAGGTAATTGCTGGAGAGGCTTTTGATGTCAAATCAGTCATCAAGACAAAAATTCCAATTCAGTATTTGCATTTTACCTTAAGCTCCGGGTCTGAAATTATCCATCAACTTCAAAGTAACTATAATGCGTTTGTATATGTCATATCAGGTGAGGGTACTTTTGGAGATGATGAAAAATATACAAAAAGAGGAAACGTAATTATTTTTAATAATGACGGGGAGAACATAAAGATAAAGTCATCCAAAGATGTTAAGGAACCATTACAATTTCTTTTCATTGCAGGTGTTCCTCTAAACGAACCAGTAGCAAGATATGGTCCTTTTGTAATGAATACAAAACAGGAGATATATCGGGCAATCGAAGATTATAGGAATGGTAAATTAGGTGTTATTACCCATTAA
- a CDS encoding winged helix-turn-helix transcriptional regulator: protein MKEEKCDVVDIWEVLGKRWSLHILKNLSTNGIIRFNELKRLIPEISSTVLSQRLLELEREGLISKKIYSEIPVRVEYSLTPRTKELETILQQLNDWINRWKGYEKRKEIKSVTATISKSTSTS from the coding sequence ATGAAAGAAGAAAAATGTGATGTAGTGGACATATGGGAGGTATTAGGAAAAAGATGGTCACTACATATTCTAAAGAATTTGAGCACAAATGGAATAATCAGATTCAATGAACTTAAAAGATTGATACCAGAAATTAGTAGTACCGTTTTATCTCAAAGATTACTAGAGCTAGAAAGGGAAGGTCTAATATCAAAAAAAATTTATTCAGAAATTCCCGTTCGGGTAGAGTATAGTTTAACACCTAGAACGAAAGAATTAGAGACAATTTTGCAACAGCTTAATGATTGGATAAACAGATGGAAAGGATATGAGAAAAGAAAAGAAATCAAGAGTGTGACGGCTACCATATCAAAATCTACTTCAACATCATAA
- a CDS encoding PQQ-dependent sugar dehydrogenase, translating to MHERKVLTFCTFMLIIFSSTFSSYIQFSYGAYAKAPLSPYGPTVNDDNLTVEKVTEGLDFPTSMSFLGNNDILVTEKETGIVKRVLNGQIQDTPALDVSVANSIERGLLGIAVSKQPDGKTYVFLSYTESGDDADGSDVEDNVDPSGNKLYRYDYVDGKLINPVLLFDLTAIPENERGEHNGGKIRIGPDNNVYFIVGEVGGHRTQAQNIADGPAPNGLGGVLRISQDGGIVDPDNPIFGEGLPLNVYYAMGIRNSFGFDFDPLTGNLWDTENGPTVADEINLILPGFNGGWSQVQGYFDQDLLGRGITSVDELVTFGNSKYTDPKFVWVTTIGATALKFLNSEKLGKEYANDMFTGDINNGLLYRFTLNEARDNILINDTSLGNVNLLADNQVDETTENRPLIFGQGFGGITDLQVGPDGYLYVLSYTGALYRIVPLSESNTPKNQPALAAQNETQSANSIPVVIVGLKGDQSYSPNPINIEAGQTITWYNGDSISHTVTSGQDNDGDEGAEFDSNAIIPNQQYSLTFDRSGEYPYYCIYHPTMVGEVIVE from the coding sequence ATGCATGAACGCAAAGTCTTGACTTTTTGTACTTTTATGTTAATCATTTTTTCTTCAACATTTTCATCATATATCCAATTTTCTTATGGGGCTTATGCTAAAGCACCCCTGTCTCCTTATGGACCAACCGTAAATGACGATAATCTTACAGTCGAAAAGGTAACTGAAGGTCTTGACTTTCCTACAAGTATGTCTTTTCTTGGAAATAACGATATTTTAGTTACTGAGAAAGAAACCGGTATTGTCAAGAGGGTACTAAATGGTCAAATACAAGATACACCCGCACTAGATGTGTCCGTCGCCAATAGTATAGAGCGCGGGCTCTTAGGAATCGCAGTATCTAAACAACCCGATGGCAAAACATACGTTTTCTTGTCTTACACTGAATCCGGTGATGATGCAGACGGTAGTGATGTTGAAGACAACGTTGACCCGTCAGGCAACAAACTATATCGCTACGATTATGTTGATGGCAAATTGATAAACCCTGTCCTTTTGTTTGATTTAACTGCTATCCCCGAAAATGAAAGAGGAGAACATAATGGTGGTAAAATTCGCATTGGACCTGATAATAATGTGTACTTCATAGTTGGAGAGGTAGGAGGTCATCGAACTCAAGCTCAAAACATCGCTGATGGTCCGGCCCCTAATGGGCTTGGAGGTGTTTTAAGAATCTCCCAGGATGGTGGAATAGTGGACCCGGACAATCCTATTTTTGGAGAGGGGTTACCATTGAATGTATACTATGCTATGGGTATTCGAAATAGTTTCGGGTTTGACTTTGATCCTTTAACAGGTAATTTATGGGACACAGAAAACGGGCCTACAGTGGCAGATGAAATCAATCTTATTTTGCCAGGCTTTAATGGTGGTTGGTCTCAGGTTCAAGGCTATTTTGACCAGGATTTACTAGGACGAGGAATTACATCTGTAGACGAACTTGTAACTTTTGGGAACAGCAAATACACTGATCCAAAGTTTGTATGGGTTACCACAATTGGAGCCACAGCATTAAAATTCTTGAATTCTGAGAAATTGGGTAAAGAATATGCAAACGATATGTTTACAGGAGACATCAACAATGGCTTGTTATATCGATTTACTCTGAATGAGGCACGGGACAATATACTAATTAATGATACTTCTCTAGGTAATGTCAATCTACTAGCTGACAATCAGGTTGATGAGACCACCGAAAATCGACCTTTAATATTTGGTCAAGGTTTTGGAGGTATAACTGATCTTCAGGTGGGCCCAGACGGTTACCTTTATGTATTAAGTTATACCGGTGCGTTATATAGAATAGTACCCTTATCTGAAAGTAATACTCCCAAAAATCAACCCGCTTTAGCCGCTCAAAATGAAACCCAAAGTGCAAACTCTATACCTGTGGTCATTGTTGGATTAAAAGGTGATCAGTCATATTCACCTAACCCTATTAACATAGAAGCTGGCCAAACCATAACGTGGTACAATGGTGATTCCATATCGCATACTGTAACGTCAGGACAGGATAATGACGGGGATGAGGGTGCTGAATTTGATTCGAATGCAATCATACCTAATCAACAATATAGTCTGACATTTGATAGATCTGGAGAATACCCATATTATTGCATATACCACCCTACAATGGTCGGCGAGGTAATAGTAGAATAG